In Legionella beliardensis, the following are encoded in one genomic region:
- a CDS encoding ankyrin repeat domain-containing protein, with the protein MPKLTHDDLIEVGTCLGYKSFEDGLCYGFSCMLAQAVLAQDTENFLNRLHLIASYKPDFQRLKNDIQSARKKVKNKEELDTETQNLLDILAFFDGIELYLYPEEHTELFSDGAYINQEKITAIYPHVKSKALEKTELIILLNKPYAFDEADLTSYLNDLATILKQTDSSFPILLGSGAHNVYLSYSKARDTWIYVDTNNFALDDKQDYFQELKLNELVDSIFASLSMNSSSVIFNTTLLASSNQKTESLKKSLATFDANYPIKSKQANMLDGDDVGLLFLACQKGNLNAVQTLLNEKGIDINQAEESKKTPLYIACQNGYLDIVQALLSKENININQVDEDNTTPLHIACENGYLTIVEELLKKKEAIDVNLENNDDVTPLYIACQNGHLAVVEALLGQKGIKINKAEKSHTTPLYSACENGHLAIVQALLRQEGIKINKANKDGATPLYIACQQGHTAIVELLLNQEGIEINQAERSGTTPLYVACQQGKTEVVKLLLARQQEIEIDSKGGLAQYTPLQIACASSLTKGKPALFQLLLDNKASVTYRNKLDQTALDIALLKKNDTAIATLLHFMQTHHINPCEVMSPIFLEAAIAWSKKENLPELTHYLQTNPMKQNDTTLVKRLHTFFSDAMPNKKIETTPEAALITNV; encoded by the coding sequence ATGCCTAAGTTGACTCACGATGATTTAATAGAAGTAGGCACCTGCCTTGGCTATAAATCTTTCGAAGATGGTTTGTGTTATGGTTTTTCATGCATGCTGGCTCAAGCTGTTCTTGCTCAAGATACAGAAAATTTTTTAAATCGACTTCATTTAATTGCCTCATACAAACCTGATTTCCAACGTTTAAAAAACGACATTCAATCTGCTAGAAAGAAAGTTAAAAATAAAGAGGAACTTGATACAGAAACGCAAAATCTGCTAGATATACTTGCATTTTTTGACGGTATAGAGTTGTATTTATATCCAGAAGAACATACGGAGTTATTTTCTGATGGCGCTTATATTAATCAAGAAAAAATTACGGCTATTTATCCTCATGTTAAGTCAAAAGCACTAGAAAAAACTGAGCTTATTATATTACTAAATAAACCCTATGCGTTTGACGAAGCAGACTTAACTTCTTATTTAAACGATTTGGCCACTATACTAAAGCAAACTGATTCATCATTTCCTATTCTGTTAGGTAGTGGTGCACATAATGTCTATTTAAGCTATAGTAAAGCCCGTGATACTTGGATTTATGTAGATACCAATAATTTTGCATTAGATGATAAGCAAGATTACTTCCAGGAGTTAAAGCTCAATGAGCTAGTTGATAGCATTTTTGCCTCCTTAAGTATGAATTCCTCGTCTGTAATATTTAATACAACCCTGCTTGCAAGCAGTAATCAAAAAACTGAATCCCTAAAAAAATCACTTGCGACATTTGATGCAAACTATCCCATTAAATCCAAGCAAGCTAATATGCTTGATGGAGACGATGTTGGATTACTTTTCCTTGCTTGCCAAAAAGGCAATCTTAATGCTGTTCAGACTTTATTAAATGAGAAAGGCATTGATATTAATCAAGCAGAGGAGAGCAAAAAAACTCCTCTTTATATTGCTTGCCAAAATGGGTATCTTGATATCGTTCAAGCCTTATTAAGCAAAGAGAATATTAACATTAACCAAGTAGATGAGGATAACACAACGCCTCTCCACATTGCTTGCGAAAATGGTTATCTTACGATTGTTGAGGAATTATTAAAAAAGAAAGAAGCTATCGATGTTAACCTAGAAAACAATGATGACGTAACACCACTTTACATTGCTTGCCAAAATGGACATCTAGCAGTTGTGGAGGCTTTATTAGGGCAAAAAGGAATTAAAATTAATAAGGCAGAGAAAAGCCACACAACACCTCTTTACAGTGCTTGCGAAAATGGCCATCTTGCGATTGTCCAGGCCTTATTAAGACAAGAAGGGATTAAAATTAATAAAGCAAATAAAGATGGCGCAACACCACTTTATATTGCTTGCCAACAAGGACATACAGCTATTGTTGAGTTGTTATTAAACCAGGAAGGAATTGAAATTAACCAAGCAGAAAGAAGTGGCACAACCCCACTCTATGTTGCATGCCAACAAGGCAAAACAGAGGTAGTGAAATTATTATTAGCTAGACAACAAGAAATAGAAATTGATTCTAAAGGAGGTTTAGCTCAGTATACTCCACTACAAATTGCTTGTGCTTCATCATTGACTAAAGGCAAGCCTGCATTATTTCAGCTACTACTCGATAATAAGGCAAGTGTAACCTATCGCAATAAACTAGACCAAACGGCTCTAGACATAGCGCTTTTAAAGAAAAATGACACAGCAATCGCGACATTACTTCACTTTATGCAAACGCACCATATTAATCCTTGCGAAGTCATGTCACCTATATTCTTAGAAGCAGCCATTGCTTGGTCTAAAAAAGAAAATCTTCCTGAGTTAACCCATTACTTACAAACCAATCCAATGAAGCAAAATGACACAACATTAGTAAAACGACTGCATACCTTTTTTAGTGATGCAATGCCCAATAAAAAAATAGAAACAACCCCTGAAGCGGCTCTAATTACTAACGTTTAA